The Streptococcus viridans genome includes a window with the following:
- the pgfS gene encoding glycosyltransferase PgfS, whose translation MKLSILITLLNEELVLAQTHAAISAQLEDMLGKDLSDYEILYIDDGSNDRTFELIAGIARDNNRVKYIRFSRNFGRESGILAGFKYATGDAVMVMDGDLQHPPYLIPLFLEAYKEGYDIVSGQRTRDGESFVGSTFARLFYFLSNKSMDVHLTDGKSELRLLSRKAINAFVSMPEYNRFNKGLYEWIGFKEKVIPYKNELRKAGKSKFGFKKSMNYAIQGIISFNDRPLRVCIQFGFICLGLAILYLAFELMKYIFAPGDYVSGYFTTIAAIILFSGVQLIFIGILGEYIGKIYYEVKRRPHFIIEDTNIEKAKEDSIG comes from the coding sequence ATGAAATTATCAATACTCATTACACTACTCAATGAGGAATTAGTACTAGCTCAGACTCATGCAGCTATTTCGGCCCAGCTGGAAGACATGCTTGGGAAAGATCTTTCGGATTATGAAATCCTTTATATTGATGATGGGAGCAATGACAGGACCTTTGAGCTGATTGCAGGAATTGCCAGAGACAATAATCGGGTCAAATATATTCGCTTTAGTCGAAACTTCGGCCGAGAGAGTGGTATCTTGGCTGGCTTTAAGTATGCGACGGGAGATGCGGTCATGGTCATGGATGGTGATTTGCAACATCCGCCTTATCTCATCCCGCTCTTTTTAGAGGCCTACAAGGAAGGCTACGATATTGTCAGTGGTCAGCGGACTCGTGACGGTGAGTCCTTTGTGGGGAGTACCTTTGCTCGTCTCTTTTACTTCCTATCTAACAAATCGATGGATGTCCATTTGACGGATGGGAAATCCGAGCTCAGACTTCTTAGTCGCAAGGCTATCAACGCCTTTGTCTCCATGCCAGAATACAACCGCTTTAATAAAGGTCTGTACGAATGGATTGGCTTCAAGGAGAAAGTCATCCCCTACAAAAATGAACTTCGCAAGGCTGGAAAGAGTAAGTTTGGCTTCAAGAAATCCATGAACTATGCCATTCAAGGGATTATTTCCTTCAACGATCGCCCTCTTCGAGTTTGTATCCAGTTTGGCTTTATCTGTCTGGGCTTGGCTATTCTTTACTTGGCTTTTGAGTTGATGAAGTATATCTTTGCTCCGGGGGATTATGTGAGTGGGTATTTCACCACCATTGCGGCCATCATCCTCTTTAGTGGGGTGCAGCTAATCTTTATCGGAATTCTTGGAGAATATATCGGGAAGATTTATTACGAAGTGAAACGTCGCCCTCATTTCATTATTGAAGACACCAATATTGAGAAGGCGAAAGAAGATAGTATCGGATAA